One region of Termitidicoccus mucosus genomic DNA includes:
- a CDS encoding IPT/TIG domain-containing protein: MHAIRRPSLPISTLAIAFAAFASALAPARAALIATDDFDSYAAGALSGANAGTGWGAAYSAQAGATVADDAAPVTYMLPNGVVLGGGNALKITGADVNSVLSRALATPVTDGSDVFLSFVFRIHSANSNGAEPDGAEIPTSGNILTGWVAKDADDDNAVDTMGVIGANGRATARVNNSSLTSSPVSAPLVFGQNMLFVVKYTGWDGASYKACKVWLNPTPNDEASASTAVAVTKTATAGGSDAFNGIRVRTTGLASNGGRHFLIDALRVGTSWADVVGAPTGVTAAPADVPRVVVFGDSLSSGGPGNNPSTGPASTPEYPKLTWITQLSPLAGYGALGNHQVDGIGTNYAKGGHTTADMVGRVGDFLADYSNVASLQNLYVLWCGGNDVGHAVQDNAFSILLSPSSAKTTIVAVAEAAADRMEAQIQRLAASGATRFYWIDLPNLGATPAVENYATQYGLSSLKGTLADIMQSAAAAFNAKMPAAIARLTAANPGITIRTFSAWDTFNAIIADPAAHGFTNVTSSCAADGVTTAAANNYLFWDNVHPTAHGHNLIANQVLADWQAAGLVVPPPAPAITAVYCENAVPVPGDIVSITGSNLAGLSAVTIGGIPAEIIGANNTFAKVLFPAGATAGAAVTAATAPSSNQTTHVAAWTAAALPPVPSVTGFSTTTAAPGDSVTLTGQNLSGIVTLAVGGKPAAITAQSDAELTFTVPEDAPLGAAGIALDTLAGDFVALQQLTIKTTPSNPDLIAEDNFDSYTPGSTLASQSAGGTGWVAAWTTQAATTVTVSHDPADLISYTLDNGTILGSGTAGSVIVVSSTATANNFDQDTALQRDFATAPAEGADLFVSFIYKIKDLSKTDDTTFSSGNNLLCWFGKDSAKATTDTAVAVGYSGGFHPQVNNARGSSVGSHAYGQTYFAVVKYTGWDGTAYRTAQVWRNPKTTDENSSVTTITRAYSPGSGGSTAITGIRVRTNNLIAINPDAGTGRYHVVDAIRVGKTWASVVGLPAPAITGITPTAVHPGDSITITGTNLDDATVTIGGVTATVTANTATSITVTVPSASGAVGGAVSVVVTTAGGTVTADQTLTVTLLAPAIASIYPLTVYPGGNVTITGSNLDDATVTIGGEEAVITENTGSSITVTVPVETAVATGIAVAVTTAGGTVIASQALTVTPPPPVVTGITPLSVAPGGSITITGANLDGATVTIGSVAATITAPGATSLTVTVPEGVLGENKAVAVTTAGGTTTAAQTLTITAVPPPAPVITGITPTDVHPGGSITITGTNLVGATVTTVTIGGVAATVTASSATSLTVTVPEGVLGDTVAVAVTTDAGTTTAAQTLAITKAAQPALVVTAVTGKKYGDAAFQLAATGGAGMGALTFARTAGTDATATVSEAGLVTITGAGDITVTASKTADARYAAATSAPLAITIAKADQPALVITPVTGKTAADAPFTLAVTGGAGTGALTFARTAGTDAVATVSAEGEVTITGAGEITVTATKAGDANHNPATSAPLAITIAPTPDYDTFTTVAENGGWVPLTHSLDIAEGGVFDFAQQGLLDAPAGKHGALHATAAGHFEFENRPGVRARFWGVNIVQMANFLNTHAQADQLAARLARSGYNTVRLHLFDEYLVSSSISAGGDSWDLDTARLEKLDYLFYALKQQGIYINIDLYGSRGFSETEAASFGPGITTSIAKNNCKGLFAISDAALESWKNFATNLLTHANPYTGLTWAADPALIGICPVNENPPHRDSVSDAIPTEVSSLFKARYTALTGSTTYKGADWNRFVFENARASNDAMATHIRSLGSKALITTANNTVAAALVDLRSRYDYVDGHLYWDHPSFPVNSWSLPINFSQSSATATSAYNPARMMPTRILGKPFTSTEFHFCRPNRYRAEGPLLMPAYASLQDWDAMYNFDYAKDIAGATTGTADNYFAIANDPVGLVGDRLGALLFLRGDIAPATTTVAYAVTDTEAYANDSSGNPGREFDDNFRHVGLVARIGSLPGAPAAVLAANPGLAAAVTGSAAGLAENAAARTYVAGTSLVTKLRDDGILPAAGADGTASETGQLTLNTAAGIFRAVTPRGEHFILAPGATLAGDRVTVANGSVFGTVSVVALKTASEIAAGADAPALAAARRLLVTHLTDALTTGMTFAAADRKQLTAWGSLPHLVRAGSATLDLTLPAGGWTAWAVDMTGARLREHPLVRVGDTNVWRMEISTAGISETGAQFAYELVLTGSAAPPVVTGVSPLAAHPGDSVTITGENLFDATVTIGGAAAAVIASTGTSLAVTVPAGAFGGDGAVVVSTAGGAVTAAQTIAVTLPEPVISDVFPLAVAPGSSIAITGANLAGASVAIGGISATVTADGATSLTVTVPEAVLGENIAIVVTTGGGTVTASQTLAVTGAPPPAPTISNILPLNVHPGALVTITGQNLAGATVTIGSVAAEIVANTGTAITVRIPSGTAGGLVSVTTASGGTSSTRQVIIKPDAGDSGVLPAPAGVVASSGSANYKLYVSDIALHTIQVIASGTITTFAGNPGSPGLADGTGTIALFNRPRGLSINHAGALIVADSGNNLLRSATADGTVATTGTAGADADLAAAAGVAAFDAASGETYIADTGNHLIKKIIASGEVRTVAGSATSGTANGPLLEAQFNSPAGVAVDVTGSYLYVADTGNHVIRLIDLSGGVVSTFAGQMGVAGDADGGALGASTFRFPGDLIVDGTGDVYVADTGNSRIRLITSDDGRTVGTLVGGAPGFVDGGGTAARFSSPSALALAEDGSIYVADTGNGALRRIAPDASATVTTLALKSPASSSVTPPPGQSPGGSGGGGGGAPSVGFLAALAVCAALHLRKRR; the protein is encoded by the coding sequence CAACGCCGTTGACACGATGGGCGTCATCGGCGCCAACGGCAGGGCCACCGCCCGCGTCAACAACTCCTCGCTCACCTCCTCGCCCGTCAGCGCGCCGCTCGTCTTCGGGCAAAACATGCTTTTCGTCGTCAAATACACCGGCTGGGACGGCGCTTCCTACAAGGCGTGCAAGGTCTGGCTGAACCCGACGCCGAACGACGAGGCGTCCGCCAGCACCGCTGTCGCCGTCACCAAAACCGCCACCGCCGGCGGCTCGGACGCGTTCAACGGCATCCGCGTGCGCACCACCGGCCTCGCCAGCAACGGCGGGCGCCACTTCCTCATTGACGCGCTCCGCGTCGGCACCAGTTGGGCGGATGTGGTCGGCGCGCCGACGGGCGTCACCGCCGCGCCCGCCGACGTGCCGCGCGTGGTCGTCTTTGGCGACTCCCTCTCCTCCGGCGGCCCCGGCAACAACCCCTCCACCGGCCCCGCTTCCACGCCCGAGTATCCGAAACTCACCTGGATAACCCAGCTCTCGCCGCTGGCGGGCTACGGCGCGCTCGGCAACCATCAGGTTGACGGCATCGGCACCAACTACGCCAAGGGCGGACACACCACGGCGGACATGGTCGGCCGTGTTGGCGATTTTCTCGCGGACTACTCCAATGTCGCCTCGCTGCAAAACCTCTACGTCCTCTGGTGCGGCGGAAACGATGTCGGCCACGCCGTGCAGGACAACGCGTTCTCCATCTTGCTGAGCCCCTCGTCCGCCAAGACAACCATCGTCGCGGTGGCCGAGGCCGCGGCGGACCGGATGGAGGCGCAAATCCAGCGGCTCGCCGCGAGCGGGGCGACCCGGTTTTATTGGATTGACCTTCCCAACCTCGGGGCGACCCCGGCGGTCGAAAATTATGCCACCCAATACGGGCTCTCCTCGTTAAAAGGCACCCTGGCCGACATCATGCAATCGGCCGCCGCGGCTTTTAACGCCAAAATGCCCGCCGCCATCGCGCGCCTGACTGCCGCCAATCCCGGCATCACCATCCGCACCTTCAGCGCGTGGGACACCTTCAACGCCATCATCGCCGACCCCGCCGCCCACGGCTTCACCAACGTCACCAGTTCGTGCGCCGCCGACGGCGTCACCACCGCCGCCGCCAACAACTACCTCTTCTGGGACAACGTCCACCCCACCGCCCACGGCCACAACCTCATCGCGAACCAAGTGCTCGCCGACTGGCAGGCCGCCGGCCTCGTGGTCCCGCCGCCCGCCCCCGCCATCACCGCGGTCTATTGCGAAAATGCCGTGCCCGTCCCCGGCGACATCGTCAGCATCACCGGCTCGAACCTCGCCGGCCTCTCCGCCGTCACCATCGGCGGCATCCCCGCCGAAATCATCGGCGCCAACAACACCTTCGCCAAAGTCCTCTTCCCCGCCGGCGCCACCGCCGGCGCCGCCGTCACCGCCGCCACCGCGCCCTCCTCCAACCAGACCACCCACGTCGCCGCGTGGACCGCCGCCGCGCTCCCGCCCGTGCCCTCCGTCACCGGCTTCTCCACGACCACCGCCGCCCCCGGCGACAGCGTCACCCTCACCGGCCAAAACCTCTCCGGCATCGTCACCCTCGCCGTCGGCGGCAAGCCCGCGGCCATCACCGCCCAAAGCGACGCCGAACTCACCTTCACCGTCCCCGAAGACGCCCCTCTCGGCGCCGCCGGAATCGCCCTCGATACCCTCGCCGGCGACTTCGTTGCCCTTCAGCAGCTCACCATCAAAACCACCCCCTCCAATCCCGACCTCATCGCCGAGGACAACTTCGACTCCTATACCCCCGGCTCCACCCTCGCCAGCCAGTCCGCCGGCGGCACCGGCTGGGTCGCCGCTTGGACCACCCAAGCCGCCACTACCGTCACCGTCTCCCACGACCCCGCCGACCTCATCTCCTATACCCTCGACAACGGCACCATCCTCGGCAGCGGCACCGCCGGCTCCGTCATCGTCGTTTCCTCCACCGCCACCGCCAACAATTTCGATCAAGACACCGCCCTCCAACGCGACTTCGCCACCGCCCCCGCCGAAGGCGCGGACCTTTTCGTCAGCTTCATTTACAAGATAAAAGACCTCTCCAAAACCGACGACACCACCTTCTCCTCCGGCAATAACCTCCTCTGCTGGTTCGGCAAGGACTCCGCCAAAGCCACCACCGACACCGCTGTCGCCGTCGGCTACAGTGGCGGCTTCCATCCCCAAGTCAACAACGCCCGAGGTTCCAGCGTCGGCTCGCACGCCTACGGCCAGACCTACTTCGCTGTCGTCAAATACACCGGCTGGGATGGCACCGCCTACCGCACCGCCCAAGTCTGGCGCAACCCCAAGACCACCGACGAAAACTCCTCCGTCACTACCATCACTCGCGCTTATTCCCCCGGTTCCGGCGGCTCCACAGCCATCACCGGCATCCGTGTCCGCACCAACAACCTCATCGCCATAAACCCTGACGCGGGCACCGGCCGCTACCACGTCGTTGACGCCATCCGCGTCGGCAAAACCTGGGCCTCCGTCGTCGGCCTGCCCGCGCCCGCCATCACCGGCATCACGCCGACTGCCGTCCACCCCGGCGACAGCATCACCATCACCGGCACGAATCTCGATGACGCCACCGTCACCATCGGCGGCGTCACCGCCACCGTCACCGCCAATACCGCCACGAGCATCACCGTCACCGTGCCCTCCGCGTCCGGCGCGGTCGGCGGCGCCGTCTCCGTCGTCGTGACCACCGCCGGTGGTACCGTCACTGCCGACCAGACACTCACCGTCACGCTGCTCGCGCCGGCGATTGCCAGCATTTACCCACTCACCGTCTATCCCGGCGGCAACGTCACCATCACCGGCTCGAATCTCGATGATGCCACCGTCACCATCGGCGGCGAGGAGGCGGTCATTACCGAAAACACCGGCTCCTCCATCACCGTCACCGTGCCCGTGGAGACCGCCGTCGCCACCGGCATCGCCGTCGCCGTCACCACTGCCGGCGGCACCGTCATCGCCAGCCAGGCACTTACCGTGACGCCACCCCCGCCGGTCGTCACCGGCATCACGCCGCTTTCCGTCGCCCCCGGCGGCAGCATCACCATCACCGGCGCGAACCTCGACGGCGCGACCGTGACCATCGGCAGCGTCGCCGCCACCATCACCGCTCCCGGCGCGACCTCGCTCACCGTCACTGTGCCGGAGGGCGTGCTCGGTGAAAACAAAGCCGTCGCCGTGACCACCGCCGGCGGCACGACCACCGCCGCGCAGACCCTGACCATCACGGCCGTGCCGCCGCCCGCGCCGGTCATTACCGGCATCACGCCGACTGACGTCCACCCCGGCGGCAGCATCACCATCACCGGCACGAATCTCGTCGGCGCGACCGTGACCACCGTCACCATCGGCGGTGTCGCCGCTACCGTGACCGCCAGCAGCGCGACCTCGCTCACCGTCACCGTGCCGGAAGGCGTCCTCGGCGACACCGTCGCCGTCGCCGTCACCACCGACGCCGGCACGACCACCGCCGCGCAAACCCTCGCCATCACAAAAGCCGCCCAGCCCGCCCTCGTCGTCACCGCTGTCACCGGCAAGAAATACGGCGATGCCGCGTTCCAGCTTGCCGCCACCGGCGGTGCCGGCATGGGCGCGCTCACGTTCGCCCGCACCGCCGGCACCGACGCCACCGCCACCGTTTCCGAGGCCGGCCTCGTCACCATCACCGGCGCTGGCGACATCACCGTCACCGCCTCGAAAACCGCCGACGCCCGTTACGCCGCCGCCACCTCCGCCCCGCTCGCCATCACCATCGCCAAAGCCGATCAGCCCGCGCTCGTCATCACGCCCGTCACCGGCAAAACCGCCGCCGACGCGCCCTTCACGCTCGCCGTCACCGGTGGCGCCGGCACGGGCGCGCTCACGTTCGCGCGCACCGCCGGCACCGACGCCGTCGCCACCGTGTCCGCGGAGGGCGAGGTCACCATCACCGGCGCGGGCGAAATCACCGTCACTGCCACCAAGGCCGGCGACGCAAACCACAACCCCGCCACCTCCGCTCCGCTCGCCATCACCATCGCGCCCACGCCCGATTACGACACCTTCACCACCGTCGCCGAAAACGGCGGCTGGGTGCCGCTCACCCACTCGCTCGATATCGCCGAGGGTGGCGTCTTCGACTTCGCGCAACAGGGCCTGCTCGACGCCCCCGCCGGCAAACACGGCGCGCTCCACGCCACCGCCGCCGGCCACTTCGAGTTTGAAAACCGCCCCGGCGTGCGCGCCCGCTTCTGGGGCGTCAACATCGTCCAGATGGCCAATTTCCTCAACACCCACGCGCAGGCCGACCAGCTTGCCGCGCGCCTTGCCCGCTCCGGCTACAACACCGTCCGCCTCCACCTCTTCGACGAGTATCTGGTCAGCAGCAGCATCTCCGCCGGCGGCGACTCTTGGGACCTCGACACCGCCCGTCTCGAAAAACTCGACTATCTCTTTTACGCCCTCAAGCAGCAGGGCATCTACATCAACATAGACCTCTACGGTTCGCGCGGCTTCAGCGAGACCGAGGCAGCCTCCTTCGGCCCCGGCATCACCACGAGCATCGCCAAGAACAACTGCAAAGGCCTCTTCGCCATCTCCGACGCCGCGCTCGAATCCTGGAAAAACTTCGCCACCAACCTCCTCACCCACGCCAACCCCTACACCGGCCTGACTTGGGCCGCCGACCCCGCGCTCATCGGCATCTGCCCCGTCAACGAAAACCCGCCGCATCGCGACAGCGTTTCCGACGCCATCCCGACCGAGGTTTCCTCTCTCTTCAAGGCCCGCTACACCGCTCTGACTGGCAGCACCACCTATAAAGGCGCCGACTGGAACCGCTTCGTCTTTGAGAATGCCCGCGCCTCCAACGACGCCATGGCCACCCACATCCGCTCGCTCGGCTCCAAGGCACTCATCACCACGGCCAACAACACCGTCGCCGCCGCGCTCGTTGACCTGCGCTCCCGCTACGACTACGTGGACGGCCACCTCTACTGGGACCACCCCAGCTTCCCCGTAAACTCGTGGTCGCTGCCCATCAACTTCTCCCAGTCCAGCGCCACCGCGACCAGCGCCTATAACCCCGCCCGTATGATGCCCACGCGCATTTTAGGAAAACCCTTCACCAGCACCGAGTTTCACTTCTGCCGACCCAACCGCTACCGCGCCGAGGGCCCCCTCCTCATGCCCGCCTACGCCAGCCTTCAGGACTGGGACGCCATGTATAATTTCGACTACGCAAAGGACATCGCCGGCGCCACCACCGGCACCGCCGACAACTACTTCGCCATCGCCAACGATCCCGTCGGCCTCGTCGGCGACCGCCTCGGCGCGCTCCTCTTCCTGCGCGGCGACATCGCCCCGGCCACCACCACGGTCGCCTACGCCGTCACCGACACCGAAGCCTACGCCAACGACTCCAGCGGCAACCCCGGCCGCGAGTTCGACGACAACTTTCGCCACGTCGGCCTCGTCGCCCGTATCGGCTCGCTCCCCGGCGCCCCCGCCGCCGTGCTCGCCGCCAACCCCGGCCTCGCCGCCGCCGTCACCGGCTCCGCCGCCGGTCTCGCCGAAAACGCCGCTGCCAGAACCTATGTCGCCGGCACCAGTCTCGTCACCAAACTCCGTGACGATGGCATCCTCCCCGCCGCCGGCGCCGACGGCACCGCCAGCGAAACCGGCCAGCTCACCCTCAATACCGCCGCCGGCATCTTCCGCGCCGTCACCCCCCGCGGCGAACACTTCATCCTCGCCCCCGGCGCCACCCTCGCCGGCGACCGCGTCACCGTCGCCAACGGCTCCGTCTTCGGCACCGTCTCCGTCGTCGCCCTGAAAACCGCCTCCGAAATCGCCGCCGGCGCCGACGCTCCCGCGCTCGCCGCCGCCCGCCGCCTCCTCGTCACCCACCTCACCGACGCCCTCACCACCGGCATGACCTTCGCCGCCGCCGACCGCAAGCAACTCACCGCCTGGGGCTCGCTCCCGCACCTCGTCCGCGCCGGCTCCGCCACCCTCGACCTCACGCTCCCTGCCGGCGGATGGACCGCATGGGCCGTGGACATGACCGGCGCCCGCCTCCGCGAGCATCCCCTCGTCCGTGTCGGCGACACCAATGTCTGGCGCATGGAAATCTCCACTGCCGGCATTTCCGAAACCGGTGCGCAGTTCGCCTACGAGCTTGTGTTGACCGGCTCCGCCGCGCCGCCGGTCGTGACCGGCGTTTCCCCGCTCGCCGCGCATCCCGGCGACAGCGTCACCATCACCGGCGAAAACCTCTTCGACGCGACTGTCACCATCGGCGGCGCGGCAGCGGCGGTTATCGCCAGCACCGGCACGTCGCTCGCCGTCACCGTTCCCGCCGGCGCGTTCGGCGGTGACGGTGCGGTGGTCGTCTCCACCGCGGGCGGCGCCGTGACCGCGGCGCAGACGATTGCCGTCACGCTGCCTGAGCCGGTGATCAGCGACGTTTTCCCGCTCGCCGTCGCTCCCGGCTCAAGCATTGCCATCACCGGTGCGAACCTGGCCGGCGCGTCTGTCGCCATCGGCGGCATCTCCGCCACCGTGACCGCTGACGGCGCTACCTCGCTGACCGTCACCGTGCCGGAGGCCGTGCTCGGCGAAAACATCGCGATCGTCGTGACGACCGGCGGCGGCACGGTCACCGCCAGCCAGACGCTTGCCGTCACGGGCGCGCCACCACCCGCGCCGACGATAAGTAACATCCTGCCGCTCAATGTGCATCCCGGCGCCCTCGTCACCATCACCGGCCAGAATCTCGCCGGCGCGACCGTGACCATCGGCAGCGTGGCGGCGGAGATAGTTGCCAACACCGGCACCGCGATAACAGTCAGGATTCCCTCGGGCACCGCCGGCGGCCTCGTCAGTGTCACCACGGCCAGTGGCGGGACAAGTTCGACCCGGCAAGTCATCATCAAGCCCGATGCCGGCGACAGCGGCGTGCTGCCCGCGCCGGCGGGCGTGGTCGCCTCCTCGGGAAGCGCCAATTACAAACTCTACGTTTCCGACATCGCACTGCACACGATTCAAGTCATTGCCTCGGGCACCATCACCACGTTCGCGGGCAATCCCGGTTCGCCCGGTCTGGCGGACGGCACCGGCACCATCGCGCTCTTCAACCGTCCGCGCGGACTCTCGATCAACCACGCCGGCGCGCTCATCGTGGCAGACAGCGGCAACAATCTCCTGCGCTCCGCCACCGCCGACGGCACGGTCGCGACCACAGGCACCGCCGGTGCAGACGCGGACCTCGCGGCGGCGGCCGGCGTCGCCGCATTCGACGCGGCGTCCGGCGAAACCTACATCGCCGACACTGGAAACCACTTGATCAAGAAAATCATCGCCTCGGGCGAGGTGCGCACCGTGGCCGGATCCGCCACGTCGGGCACTGCCAACGGTCCCTTGCTTGAGGCGCAATTCAACTCGCCCGCAGGCGTTGCCGTCGATGTGACCGGCAGCTACCTCTACGTGGCCGACACCGGTAATCACGTCATCCGCCTCATTGACCTGAGTGGCGGAGTCGTGAGCACCTTTGCCGGGCAAATGGGCGTCGCCGGCGACGCCGACGGCGGCGCGCTGGGCGCGTCCACCTTCCGCTTTCCCGGCGATCTTATCGTGGATGGAACTGGCGACGTATATGTGGCCGACACGGGCAACTCGCGCATCCGCCTCATCACCTCGGACGACGGACGAACCGTGGGCACGCTGGTCGGTGGCGCCCCCGGCTTTGTGGACGGCGGCGGCACGGCGGCGCGTTTCTCCAGTCCGTCCGCCCTCGCCCTCGCCGAGGACGGCAGTATCTACGTGGCGGATACAGGCAACGGCGCCCTCCGCCGCATCGCTCCCGACGCCTCCGCCACTGTCACGACCCTCGCGCTCAAGTCTCCCGCGTCCTCGTCTGTCACGCCTCCGCCCGGTCAATCCCCCGGTGGTTCGGGCGGCGGCGGTGGCGGCGCGCCTTCGGTTGGATTCCTTGCCGCCCTCGCCGTGTGCGCCGCCCTCCACTTGCGCAAGCGGCGGTAG